The following proteins are encoded in a genomic region of Magnolia sinica isolate HGM2019 chromosome 1, MsV1, whole genome shotgun sequence:
- the LOC131245133 gene encoding phospholipase A1-Igamma1, chloroplastic-like has product MSSPNEYIPAKWHNIHSPSSSTHLIDPPETSAHPSPPVILNSHPSPHTLLSICTSPHIRSQRSPLGRHLPDMNNLIIPMPSPKEDIHAKCQEIHSPSCGTRLVDLPDLWLPQEIVRYGEFTQATTMAFKLESYCGSCQHHLGMLLEEICLNKHGYKVAKFIYAYIDGPSWMRQWAGKKSKDTTLIGYVAFSDNCKSQEIGRRDIAVVWRGTKAFSEWFKDIQIDLVPSGNDADVKVASGFHSIYTSTGNLSSYNQLSASEQVMEAVKGLVKSYKEKVKRWASP; this is encoded by the coding sequence ATGTCGTCCCCGAATGAATATATCCCTGCAAAATGGCACAACATACACAGTCCGTCCAGTTCGACCCACCTGATTGACCCACCAGAGACATCAGCACATCCATCTCCCCCAGTTATTCTTAATTCTCACCCATCTCCACATACGCTTCTCTCCATCTGCACCAGCCCCCATATCAGGAGCCAACGAAGCCCATTGGGTAGACATCTCCCAGACATGAACAATCTGATAATTCCAATGCCATCTCCTAAGGAAGATATCCATGCGAAATGCCAAGAGATCCACAGTCCATCTTGTGGAACACGCCTGGTTGATCTACCAGACCTGTGGCTCCCACAGGAGATCGTACGTTATGGAGAATTCACACAAGCCACGACCATGGCTTTCAAACTGGAATCATACTGTGGGAGCTGTCAACACCATCTAGGGATGCTCTTGGAGGAAATATGCCTCAATAAGCATGGTTACAAAGTAGCCAAGTTCATCTATGCCTACATTGATGGGCCCAGTTGGATGCGCCAATGGGCCGGCAAAAAGAGCAAGGATACAACTTTGATTGGCTATGTAGCATTCAGTGACAACTGTAAGTCCCAAGAGATTGGACGTAGGGACATTGCCGTGGTGTGGCGTGGGACCAAAGCATTCTCGGAGTGGTTTAAGGACATTCAAATCGATCTCGTTCCCTCTGGAAATGATGCTGATGTGAAGGTGGCATCAGGATTCCATAGCATCTACACATCCACGGGTAACTTGTCCAGCTACAACCAGTTAAGTGCATCAGAACAAGTGATGGAAGCAGTGAAAGGTCTTGTTAAGTCGTACAAAGAGAAAGTGaagaggtgggcctcaccataa
- the LOC131237923 gene encoding phospholipase A1-Igamma1, chloroplastic-like: MHSPSSSRTPMSSPKEDIHRRWNDIQSPSGTLLIDPQNPWLLQEILRYGDFAQATSIAFKLGSYCGNCQHHLGMLLDQIRLNKHGYKVTKFIYAHLGSSGSMGNEAGAHRDDSNLIGYVAVSNEIELHRIGRRDIAVAWRGTKTWSEARKVIKTKLVHIDDDDDVMVADGFNSIYTSKTESSMYNKSSASEQVMGEVKRLVKLYKDRHEEVGLTITGHSLGGALALLNAYEAASSLPLLSICVVSFGAPQVGNGPFRDKLKQMEVKTIRVVIKQDMVPMWPGRLINENLYNWAFKLVGQENSLFKHVGKKLTLDADGFNMPEAHHLKTHLSHLNSSDGSASELPCGCSS; encoded by the coding sequence ATGCACAGTCCGTCCAGTTCGAGGACTCCAATGTCGTCTCCCAAGGAAGATATCCATAGGAGATGGAATGATATCCAGAGTCCATCTGGCACGCTCCTGATTGATCCACAAAACCCATGGCTCCTACAGGAGATCCTACGTTATGGAGATTTCGCACAAGCCACGAGTATAGCTTTCAAACTGGGCTCATACTGTGGGAACTGTCAACACCATCTGGGGATGCTTTTGGACCAAATACGCCTCAATAAGCATGGTTACAAAGTGACCAAATTCATCTATGCCCATCTTGGTTCGTCTGGTTCGATGGGTAATGAGGCAGGCGCTCACAGAGATGATTCAAATTTGATTGGCTACGTAGCGGTCAGCAATGAAATTGAGTTGCATCGGATTGGACGTAGGGACATTGCCGTGGCATGGCGTGGGACCAAAACATGGTCGGAGGCTCGTAAAGTTATTAAAACTAAGCTTGTACAcatcgatgatgatgatgatgtgatggtGGCAGATGGGTTCAATAGCATCTACACATCCAAGACTGAATCATCCATGTACAACAAGTCAAGTGCATCAGAACAAGTGATGGGAGAAGTGAAAAGGCTTGTGAAGTTGTACAAAGATAGACATGaagaggtgggcctcaccatcacTGGACACAGCCTAGGTGGGGCCCTAGCTCTCCTCAATGCTTACGAGGCTGCCTCCTCCCTTCCCCTACTCTCGATCTGTGTCGTATCTTTCGGGGCCCCACAAGTCGGTAATGGGCCATTTAGAGACAAGCTCAAACAAATGGAAGTGAAGACAATCCGGGTGGTGATTAAGCAAGATATGGTCCCGATGTGGCCCGGGAGACTTATCAATGAGAATCTATACAACTGGGCGTTCAAATTAGTGGGGCAGGAGAACTCTCTGTTCAAACATGTGGGAAAGAAATTGACGCTGGATGCAGATGGATTTAACATGCCGGAAGCACATCACCTAAAGACACACCTTTCTCATCTGAACAGTTCCGATGGTTCAGCATCCGAGCTTCCATGTGGATGCTCGTCCTGA